aaaataattattcgaACCCGACATTAAATTTATGGGTACCTGATAGCCGGGTACGTCATTtgcctaattttttttacaaatgttttaaaatcaaaatttcaaaatcactATAAAAAGCGCGTTGTGTGCCCCTCTATAGAATTTCAGACGACCTCtgttaactaatattttttttattatttaaattttaattttacatttataaattgtgaatatttagatactttattttaattattagtatattaaataaaagttaaagctaAAAAGTTTGACTTCAGtaaactaaattaaacaataaaaatgtgaaaataaataaaataatagaaattaagTTAACCATTATAAAAGTAAACATTAGACACTAACATTTGGATttggtaatttattttctaccTTCTTTTGTGGCATTTTAgggtttataaaaatacaagtcttgggaagaagagaaaaataatgaaatatttgaaaagaattttttgttggaaaagaagaagaattaaaaAGAAGATTGGAAAGtaggagaaagaaaatatctttcttattttaaatattgggCATCAGATCTAGTAAGGCTCCCGTACCCATAATCAAACCcgacttttaatattttttaagaaaaaactgaaattCGATCAAATTGGCTCGTGAATCGAATTGCTCGATCCAAATGCTAGCCTCTAGTCTTGAGAAAACTTGGACAAACCTCACTCTCATCAAAAAATAGACCCTAATCCGTCCCGACTAATTTTGTAACtagttaattgtataaaaattacttttttaaaaaaatgagaatgataaatatcttcttatttatcaaaaacaaaatacattaGTTTTTCggtatattattaataaaaaaacgaaatatgttattatatattcagatataaatattatttataattaatttgatcatagtttttaaatttgtgaGTCCAAAAAccttaaagataaattaataattatatagggGTTGGATTCAGAGCGAGTTACCATAAGACTTCGAACCCGTCTAAGTTCACAAAATTTTACCGCGAACCCTGCTCGTGTTTACTTAAAcattcactacaagaaaataaaaatttacgagaaataaagaaaaaattaagtgtaatttacctcctgtaataaaaaaaatctttcgtgaaaaaataaaataacaatttattttcatgtatttttaaaaatagagaaaaaaccTTCTTGACGATTTTTGTAAATGGCATgcactgtattttttttaatttaaaatttttaaaataatatttatgtataagcataaatattaattgagtCATAATATCTCTCATTTTCATAATGTGCATGCTCATGTAGACAATTTAAATCTGTGAGTTTTGAGAagtaaatatcataattaggGTGCTTGCAAGTGCTTTATCTAACACAAGAATCGAACATTTATGGCCTTTCGCAATTTACAGACATTATCATGCTAATCAATTGACCCCCCGAATACTAATAGAGATTTTAGtctttaaaaatatcacaCTAAGGCGATTAGATAACTCCCACTTTATGAAAAGATCAATCTCACCCAGCAGGCTAGTTTCAGTAATAGGAGTTggttcatttttctttatagcATAATCAACatccattcaacccaaatgaAGAAGAATTCTCTCATTCCATACTTTCTAATTGGGTAAAATGCAAGTCACCCCcctatgttattaaaaatattcaaaatacccctgcgaaaaataaaatactgcCGTTCGCCTCACAAAAATTAACACTTGGCTATTACTGTCTGCCTCCTCCATGCCTTGCTCGTGCCCCCACCGTCCGCCGTCCGCCACCCCCTTTCCCGCGCACCTCCTCCTTCCTTTCCATCTGCCACCTCTTCTCCTGGCTTCTCTGTGTGCCCCCTCCTCCCCTCCCTTTCCATGCCGCACggaatatataataattgatagatcatatttttatatttttgctaacTATCACTACAggaaaatacatttattatgatatataattgtaaaaaaggtataaagttaccataaaatactaatatgatTGTACTAAAGATTGATTCTATACTAAAATCGCAAAAACTACCCCAACCTGCTCCAACCCAATTAGACCACAAAGTGCGATTTTGATGATTGTCGGGTTGGGCTTGGGGTAggcttttcaaaaattgcaaaCATTGGTTTGGgccaaaaaaaattggactAACCCGCACCGCATACACTCCTACTAACATATATGTagtaattacattatatacatattagaTTATTAAGTGTGGAAGCAAATACTTTAAGATACTTACCTACAGCCAttgattctaatttttttatgcaaatCCATAAAGAGAATCGGAAGAATGCAAGAAATCCGATGTTGCATTCTTCTAAAATATGATCCAATCAAATCGATGGTATGTCTCTTTACGATTGCAGAATTTCAAGGGATTCAAATCTCAAATCACGTTTTCTAAAGAAAACTctagtaaaaattaatatttttaaaatatttctccataaaaaaatgtatcatGTGTACTTAAGTAGTAGTTACGAAAAGTTACTTAAATCGAATAGTGgaccacataaaaaaaaatgtcatgcACCAAGACTTATCAAATATGAACTAGATAGAAGAGCACGTCTGATAAGTCATGGCAATGACTTATCATATATGTGGTGGACGAAAATGATCATGTGATAAGCCTTGACCACGGCTCATCTCATATCCGCTCTAACTTCAAAACAACATATTAGAATcatatatctaatattatgcccttatttaaaaactattagatttcaatttcaatttaagatctaaatttaactaacaaatcaacgatatatatttatctaattcgaatcaacaatttagatttaagtaaacaataattaaatttatatataatgtatataattaaatttgaatatatataagatttatatgaatatatatagtgaGAGAGGGATAAGAGGAGGTGGGTGCCAGTGAAGAAGAGGGGAGCGAGTGGCTGGGAGGAACCGGAAGGGGCAATGGGACTGGGGAGGGGGGCAGATCTGGGAAGAaaagggggagggggaggaggAGGCGGCGGCGAGGTTGGGGATGCTGAAGGGGATGTAGGTAGGTGGCAATGGGGAGGACTAGGGGAGGAGGGGGGCTAGCGCGAGCAAGGGAGATTAGGGCGCGCAGCGAGCAAGCAGAGGAGCGGTGGCGATTCGAcagtgaagaagaagataaagatatatatatatatatatatatattatttttataatatttatatcaattaaaaatcataCTCAGATGCAGGAGGGCGCGTGTAGTGCATTTTTTAGCATAAGGGAATATTTTGTTCTATTTACAATAAcacaaagaggtaaattgttagTTTTTTACAGGGAGTTTTTGCACATTTTTCTTACCACGggagagtaaattgcattttcaattaaaaaataagtgataattttaccattatcactaattatatatatttagtgacaataatttttattttatcacagtaataaattttaaacttataatagGAATAGTTACTTTGTAAAATCTAATGACAAgactaattatttctaataataattttatacataattcttatcactaaatagaaaaaaatattttttaatataaaatatagttaatattatttatagtaaataatactattattaaatatatttaatttttatattgatacttaaatttaattttttaatttaaattataaaaatttaaaattttatacaatttttttctagaattttggtatttaaatAATGGTTAGTCATCATTAATAGCCATGTATTATTACATGTGATTGTACTCATATATAAATCGtcaaaaattcaacaaattaccTTTCACGTAGTCAATTTTCAGctgatttggaaaattatgtAGAAAATTCTATTTCGAACTATTTCTTTTGAAACTTAAAAGacataataagaaaaaaagcatacttataggactaaaactcATTACGGataaagttaaaggactaaaaaaataatttgcataattatatagtaacaatatcaaaattactattactcaataaatatatatatattttgtgaaaagtttaaaattgttatttgatattttatccgtaatattatgttttatttaaattgaaggAATTGAAATCATGGACTTCAAATCCTTAATAACCAAttctttgaatatattttgatagtttcgaatttaaaagatatcaaattattctattttaattttgaactatattccaatgaaattgataaatttcatattttttaaaataattttatttttctaaattcaaattcttcaattcaaatacatatatatatattggtgaCGAGTAGTGGAGTCCTTGAGTTGGGAGCCGAGTTAATCCGAATGACATTAGTGTGGAGCGATTGGGGCCCGGATTCCTTATAACACAGTTTAAGCTCACAGATGATCTGGACGCGAATAGCCCACCACAGTTAGTCTCACAGGAGCCCACCTAATAAGCATAGAATAGAATTGAATCTAGAACCCTCGTACCTTCTCTCAGGCAAGCACAAAGCAGAAAAAGCGAAGCCTTGAAACAACGGCAATGGCTGAAGGAGAGGACAATGCCGAGTTCTACCTGCGCTACTACGTGGGACACAAGGGAAAATTTGGGCACGAGTTCTTGGAATTCGAGTTCCGACCGGACGGCAAGCTCCGATACGCCAACAACTCTAACTACAAGAACGACACTATGATTCGCAAAGAGATCTTCCTCACCATCGTCGCCGATTCTGAGGCAAGAGCTGATTTTAGTTTTGgccatatttttaatttttagggtTTGGAATGGGGGCATTTTATTGGGTGTTCTTGTGTTGCAGATAATGAAGGAAGATGATAACAATTGGCCGGAGCCTGACCGTGTGGGGAGGCAGGAGCTGGAGATTGTGATGGGGAATGAGCATATTTCTTTCACGACGTCGAAGATTGGTTCTCTTATGGATGTTCAGACTAGTAAAGATCCTGAGGGTTTACGAATCTTCTATTACCTTGTTCAGGTGTAGTGTTCATATGCATTTTACCTGTATAATTTCATTCTTTGGGAATTAAATCATGGTTGCAAGTGAGATATGGATGTCGAATTATGTGGTTTTGAGTTTGACGCATGAGTCTTGGGATAGTGTTTTAAAGATTGCACATGTTTCAACTGGTGTGAGGTGGGAAAACTTTATCTCCTGCCCGAGGGAAAAGGTAGAATAGAAGCTTGTATGTAAATGTTTATACAAGAAGTTAAATATTCTCTGTAAACAAGAAGTTAAATACCTTTTCAGATGTTGGCTGATTAATTATAGTCTGTAGTATTTATTGGAAGCTAGATAGGTTCCCATTAGTTTTCTAACAAAGATGACATAAGAAGAACTGAAGAATGGCTggtcatttattttcaacttgATGGATGCTGCATAGTTAGTCACCCTGATGTGGTCAGGAGATCATTGACATATGAGAAGTTGAATGTTCTAAGAGAATTCTTGGTTGAAGACTTTCCACAGACCTCTCtttgtatttgatttaatattgtTTTGCATATGATTGGCAGTGTTGCATTTCTAGTATTACCTGTAACTTGACCAATATGTATAGTCAGTCACCTCGATGTGGTTAGGAGATTCATTGACATATGAGAATTGGATCTTAATATCTTGGTTGAGGACTTTCCACAGACCTCTCTTTGTATTTGATTTAACATTGTTATGCATATGATTGGCAGTGTTGAATTTCTAGTATTACCTGTAACTTGACCAATATGTATAGTCAGTCAGCTCAATGTGGTTGGCAGATTCATGGACATATGAGAATTGGATGCTTCTAAGAAAAGTTTTGGAGCAAGATTTTCTATGCATAGCACTTGTTATTTGATTCAAGGCTGTTACGCATGTGATTTCCTTTGTTCTATTTCTAATATGACATGTAATGTGTGTTTTTCCTGTTATCATGGTATTATTTGATTGGGCAACAATATATTAACTGCAAGAAAAAATGGTTTCTCCGTTATAACTTGTCAATTctgtttattatatatactgttattttttcttgcgCTGTTGTCTTCAGATCTGATGATTTTGCTTCACtcatttcacaaaattttgattcaagaaatgattttctttcattATGTTGTTGCAGGATCTAAAATGCTTTGTCTTCTCTCTGATCTCCCTACACTTCAAGATCAAACCCATATGAAGAAGATATGTGGTGCTACTGGAAGACATGAATTGTGTTATCTTTTTGCTGTACTTGTATTGTTCATGGTTTGTTAATGAGACTGGAAAAGAAGCTATGTAACTCCTTCGGCGTGCTGTATCCTGACGTGGCTGCTAGAACTGACATACATTCTTCCCTCTTTGTGAAATCGAGTAGTAGGGTTTTCAATGTGTGAAGTGGTAGATCTGAgttattttacattttgatcTAAAAAACATCTATGCTTTGATCATGATGCACATACTGTATGTTATATGATATTCATAGTCTACATTCTTATAGATACTTGAGCTATTAACTGATTCTTACCAATACACGAGTTTGTTGATATGGCTATTCCAAATATGCCATTTGTGGAAATAGATCGTCCGAGTCAATCAattgaattcatttttcaagtgtatcatcaatattttgaatCAGATACATGAATTTTGGTTTCTTGCCAACCCATGTAATGCATAATATTCCTTGCTTTAGCATTTGTGATATGCATGAAAAATTGCTAACTGGTGATAGCAGCTTCTGCCTTGTGGGCCAACAGTCACAGGTATGGGTTAAGTTTTTGGTTCAACTTCTGGCCAACTCGCCAACAAACTGGCCTCGAAGCTACCCTACCAAAGCAGCATCTTTCAAATTCTTGCTAGCATAGCATCATTTCTCCTTTTCTAAAGTAAATTCAATTCTTTAAGATGTTAGGTAATCTAAttccaaacaaataaatatatcccCCTGctttaaattctttataagCGCCACCAGCCCCCCATTTTCATTTCCAGCTTGGGAAATGGCAAAATTTCTTATTCGAATTTCCACAATCTTACTCTTGTTCTACGCCTCAACATGTTCAGCAACTGTTTACACTGTAGGAGACAACACCGGCTGGGACATCAGCGCTGACCTCGATTCCTGGGCAAAGGGCAAGACATTCGCGGTTGGCGACACCTTATGTAAGTAAAACATTATATACTCCCAACCTTATTTAAGTAAAACATTATatgctcttttcttttctctctaacagtttaaatttatgtatacaACTACGTAATAAACTCATTTCCTTTATCTTGCAGTATTTCAGTATTCGCAATACCATTCTGTTAGCGAGGTGACCAAAGAGAACTACGAGCGGTGCAACACGACCAACGTACTACAATCAAGTAGTAATGGGAACACATCATTCGTCCTAATGAGTCCCGAGGACAGGTACTTTGTTTGTGGCAACAGGTTGCATTGCCTTGGGGGCATGAAGCTTCATGTCAGTGTACTAGGCAATCAGGCCATGTCACCAGTCGGTGCACCTCAACCGCAGCCTGGTGGCGCTCTTCCTCCCGGATCTTCTAAGAGCAACAGTCCTTCCAGCTCATCGTCTATTCTCCACCGTGTAAGAATAGATAGTTCGGTCCTTGCATTTTTGGGGTCGTTGGTTGTCCTCTTCGGCCTGATGTGATTTTGTATCGTATGTAACATgtaatgatttatatttatcgtgtTAATTAAGTCACAGTTAAAAGAGTGGAAAATCATTTGATACTTTATGgtcattaaattattagtcaaAACAATGACATTGCAAGCAAATGTAAACACTTGTCAGAGATAGATGTCTTTTAATATCGGCTGATATCTTTCTTCTGTTTTAGTTTGGCGAAAAAGATTTTGACGCGCCAGGTAGGGGTCGAACCTACGACTTTCTGCTTAGGAAACAGACGCTCTATCCACTGAGCTACAGGCgcattaataataaatacttattactTACAGTATTTCCATACTtttagaacataaaaaaatttgaaataaaagatagttttaattgattaaggAAGAATAGAATGGGCTATCTATTCCTCTGATCACATATGGATGGGAGTTAGATGCTACAGTTAgagttattgtaattattgggCTATCAGTTCCTAAATTATTGAGTTATTAGTTGAGGAGCTTCttaaaggttttttttttcttctattattGGTTTCTCAAGAGCTTCATAGAGccttaaaaaagaataacaaattatTGGTACTCAATAAAATCCAGACTCACATTTGAAACTTCTTGATTGTCAAAGATGAGGACCAAAGTTCGATTCACCTTCGCGAAGGCTTTTTCAACTGCAAAAATCATGAACGAGTTATGTTAGGAATATATCCTTCAGCGGAAGTTTGAAATAATCTATTAAACTATTACAAATAATGAAGTACAAAACTCCTCTAAATAAGTATTACAGGCCAAAAAGATTACACAAatgaaatatacaaaaataataaagaatcacAAAGATTATCAATTTATGATAAAAGGCTCAGAGAGCCAGATCCAAAATACGGACAACGGTCACAAGGCACCGCACCCGAAACACTCACGGTTGCACCACTAAAGTAACCGACCACCACGAAGATTTTTTATCACTAAAACCCGACTAAACAACCATCACTGATACCCAAACGAAACAGATTTAGTTCACTAAGAACTATCAGTGTGATGCTCAAGAGAGTTCAATCGGTTGGTTGGCCAAAGGCAAATATCCCCTTTTAAAGGTTGAAGTGGTGGAAGAAGAGGGGACAAAGGGAAGTTCCAAAACCTTGGAACGGAGAACCATTCTCAAGAAAACCGAGTAAAAGGTGCAATtaatgtagagagagagaaagtgggCTTCCAAGTGAGTGCGGGTTTGGGCCTTTTATTCTTTGGGCCTACCAATAACTAATGGGACATGGCCCACCCAATACTTACAAGCTATGCAGCTAGCTTAATGCAAAGTTGTTGAAGCTAGGTGGGGATATTAGGGCTAGCTTAATAAACTTCTTTGGTCAGCAGCAAGTGATTGCTCTCGGGCGAGAGGCATGAACGAAACTGAAGTTGACTAAGCTAGCAATGGGGGGAAGCGCCTTTTCCGACTCCTAGCCAAGTCCTTGGGAGCCCAAAAAGTGTGAAGGGAGGCGGCATAATTAaggggaagagagagagttggGCAACGACTGACTACCTAGTTGACATGCAGGAGTGAGTGAGTTGTGGGACGATAGAGAGGCCGAAACAACAGAACAATTACCTACACTCTCACACCCTTTATTCTTTCCTAATCTATTCCCAATCATGATTCTTTACAGCAGAAAAAGGCCTTCAATCTTCCCATATGGAGCCACCTTCTTTACTCAGGCACCTTAAGTTTCATTTTGTCTATCTGCAGCATTGGGTACCTACCCGAAGCCTTTAGTTCACAGCAGTTTCCTAACAACCATATTCGTCTTGTCTTTGGTCAACTTCTGTAGCTTTTTTGCATTAAGGAGAAGCTACACTAACAtgactattttaaaaacaatatcaAGGCATGAGTAAGGGAGGCAAATGCTAAAAACAATGACTTTAGGTAGGactcaaaaaatatcaaattattcagtatttgatttaaattgatCCTTATAAGTTCGGTTTGAGTGGGATTTGATTAtccaattattaataataaaatatttttaaaaatattaaattactcaagtttaatttgatttcaatttaaatttgttcagattcgatttaattattcaaattaagttcgataataatttaaataaattgagatGTATTCAACTCGATTGTTTATAGTCCTATTTTCTAGACAATAGTAGGCACGACACGGCTATCTTTTCGATCCTAGccttagttttttaaaaaatatgaattataggacaaccattcaaattttcaatgcACAAAGTATTAAGTACAGTATAGATTTGATACAGAGCAAATGCCCGTACGAATGCCTTTTGTCCACAAAGTGCCCTTTGTCTTTGGCCATATATGGCAAAAGAATGCTACGAGAAATGTTCTTTCTAATTGCCAACAAGAACTCATTTGACTAATAAGTTAAATTCTCGTAAtaaaatgtttatatattcaactctcatcaatatatatatatatataattatttttataatagttttatattctttttattttgtttaaatatatgttgattatgaattattaatatattaaatcagtttttaaatttaaatatatggaacaaaataaaataccgtttattgtaaaaaaaaaaaaaaagaaatattcttTCCAATTTAGAAGGTTTTTGACCTTCTGAATTTGTGATGaacaattatttcaaattcaatttagcAAGATACaacaatttttacaatttgcTTCGCAAGGTTTTGccttttatatttaagaaaacagTATATTTACTATTTACACCTAACtctattttattagaatttaaataaaaaatattagcgtaagtaaaaaaaaaattgcataaattttttattttgctcatttttatatagtaattttgtacttataaaaaaataataataaatttacctttgctccatatatattttttatatttatccatctataaatataaaactatacataagaattttaaatgagaaacaaaattaaaaattgatgtgattttttttatttaagctaatattttttattcaaaccCTAATGAAAAAGGGTCACGTATGAACAGTGAAGTTTGAAGGGAATATAAgtataaatctaaattttttttgaaaaaaatgtataatttaatatttcgaGAGGGGATTTAAATATGATTAGCCTAATAGAACCAAACAGAAACCAAAGGAATAACCCAGAACAATCGTGCGACAGAGACGTTGACGCGTGGCAATCATCCTGATATTTTCATCTTACCGAAATTCTTGCCAACTTGGCAGTTGATTGGTGTATGTAAGTCCACGTACCTACCCTCATATGCCTACTTCTTCCTATTTTCACAAAACTGCGTCCCAATAATctgagaataaattatttatttttatttacaatattcaattacatcctctaatttaaattaaatgtaaatttaaattatataaaattatgatattcataaatatgttctaacgaaataaaaatatacttatatttatgaaattcgATTCCATAGACTACAGTAgaatgatttaaatttatatgccAGAATAATATTaggagaatttattttaaataataataataaataaattatttcgaTATATTGAACGAGATTTCAAtcgaattaatatatattaatataattaataataataaataaattataataatttatataaagtaaaataaatacataaaatcaaataaaaatcaacacATTGAGTCATAActtgataaataaatagtctcaaatatatattcactataaaacagaaatatttatttctcataattattgtTCTTTTCTCTAATTTCCACACACACTCCCCCACATAACTACCCAACACgtaacctctctctctctctctctctctctctctctctaaaaatgcTCCTCAAAACTACCGCTACCACCATTGCTACACCTCCTCTGTTCTCCCTCTTCAAACCCTCTTTCTCTGTCTCCAAACTACCCCTCCTCAAGCCCTTCAATTCCCCCTGCAACCCCACTCTCAAACCCTCCACTCTCAGGATGAGCTGGCTCAACAAACTGGGATTCGGTGCCCGTTCTCCCAGCGACTCCCCCGTGGATTCCTCTACCTC
This region of Sesamum indicum cultivar Zhongzhi No. 13 linkage group LG4, S_indicum_v1.0, whole genome shotgun sequence genomic DNA includes:
- the LOC105160662 gene encoding protein mago nashi homolog; the encoded protein is MAEGEDNAEFYLRYYVGHKGKFGHEFLEFEFRPDGKLRYANNSNYKNDTMIRKEIFLTIVADSEIMKEDDNNWPEPDRVGRQELEIVMGNEHISFTTSKIGSLMDVQTSKDPEGLRIFYYLVQDLKCFVFSLISLHFKIKPI
- the LOC105160663 gene encoding stellacyanin; translation: MAKFLIRISTILLLFYASTCSATVYTVGDNTGWDISADLDSWAKGKTFAVGDTLLFQYSQYHSVSEVTKENYERCNTTNVLQSSSNGNTSFVLMSPEDRYFVCGNRLHCLGGMKLHVSVLGNQAMSPVGAPQPQPGGALPPGSSKSNSPSSSSSILHRVRIDSSVLAFLGSLVVLFGLM